The sequence CAATTTTTATACCGTTTTTGAGGAGAGGTAATCACCTGATTCCATCATAAACACAATACATTAAAAACGCAGGCTTTTTTATTTACAAGCCGTTTATCCTTACAACCAAAATAAGAATGAAACTTTCATCACCTGTGTCAGAGGCGACACACTTTTTTAAAAAGCACCTCACTAATCTTCCTGTTTTCGCTGAAAACTGAGGGCCGATCGCTGAACACTTATTTAAGATCCACGATAGAACCTTTCCTTCTCGCTATAGATACAACCGCAATATGACTGTCTGTAAATCATAAGCTCCCGGGAAATTTCTCTTCCCTCCGCCCAGCCTTCCCGAAAGTCGTGATAATGGAACCTTAGCCCATACTCTTTTGCCAGACTCTCTCCAATAGTTTTAATCATCTCATGATCTTGAAACTTACTGTAGAGCAAGGTTGTCGTAAATACGTCAAACCGTTCTGCCCTCGCAATATCAACCGTATATTTCAAACGCGCATAGTAGCAATACCGGCATCTATCTTTTTCTCTAAAGGCAACACTTCTAAGAAAATCTTCCAGGTGATATTCCTCTGTCCAGATGATCTTTAACCCTTCCCTATTGGCATACTCTTTTAAAGTATCGAGACGCCTCTTATATTCGAGATAGGGATGGATATTGGGATTATAAAATAGGCCAGAGACCTCATACCCGTCGTACCTTAGTATCTTTAAGGGGTATATTGTGCAGGGGGCGCAGCAGATATGTAATAGAATCTTCACCGAAGTTAGTTCCGATGTATGAATTGAGAGGGCCGATCGTTGAATGCTTATCTTATTTTTGACTTATTTTAATTCCATTGAGAGAAGAGGTCTCTCTGGTTTGATCCCGTCCATGGTTTTCCAAAATGCTCGTAGGCTATCTTTGTGGCAATCCTTCCCCTTGCCGTTCTCTGGAGATAACCTTCCTGGATCAGATATGGTTCATAGACATCTTCGATCGTGGTCTTTTCCTCACCGATGGCAGACGATAGATTGTCAATCCCCACAGGCCCCCCGTCAAACTTATCAATTAACGTCAATAATATCTTTCGATCCATGTGATCGAATCCCCTGTGATCTACCTCCAACATTTCAAGGGCATGAATAACCACTTCTCTGCTAATGCAGGCTATCCCCTCTGCCTTTACCTGGGCAAAATCCCTCACCCTTCTTAAAAGACGGTTTGCTATCCGGGGAGTTCCACGTGAACGCCGCGCCATCTCGTGAGCTCCTTCCTCATCGAGGTTAACGGACAATATTTTTGCCGATCTTTTGATAATAACGGAAAGCTCGGAAGGCATATAAAACTCTAATCGGAAACTCATACCGAATCGATCACGCAGGGGTGAGGTCAGCAGTCCGGCCCTTGTCGTTGCACCTACTAAGGTAAACTTTGGTATCTCTAATTTCATCGAGCGTGCAGACGGTCCCTGACCGATAAGGATATCGAGATGATATTCTTCCATGGCCGGGTATAATATTTCCTCGACGACATGGGAAAGACGATGAATCTCGTCAATAAAGAGGACATTATGTTCATTTAGATTGGTCAGGATTGCTGCCAGATCCCCTGGCCGCTCAATCACAGGACCTGAGGTTACTTTAATATCAGCCCCCATCTCCCTGGCCACAATGTAGGCAAGAGTGGTTTTCCCAAGACCGGGAGGGCCGTAGAGGAGAACGTGTTCAAGCGCCTCATTTCTCTGCTTTGCAGCCTCGATAAATATAGACAGATTATTTTTTATCTTTTCCTGTCCCACATACTCCGCAAAGTTTTTCGGGCGGAGGGAAAGCTCGTAACCTGTTTCCTCTCCAATGCCCGCGGGGGACAAGAGACAATTCTTCTTCGTTACCAGGTTCATTAAAACATCCTTTGTTATAAGTTATAAGTCGTATGTCGTATGTCAACGACTTATGACTTATGACGTATGACGTATGACGTATGACGTACGACGACTTCAACCGGCCAAAATTTTCAGTGTCTTCTTCAAGAGAACATCCAGGGTCAATGCCTCTTTAGATTCATTGATGACCCTCTCGATGAGTTCTCCGACCTTATGGCTTTTATATCCAAGATTAATCAGGGCTGACAGGGCGTCTTTTTTCACCAGCTCATCTGCTGTCATCTCACCACCAGGCTCACCTATCACCTCATTCGCACCGAGTTTCATTACTTTATCTTTAAGCTCAAGGATCAATCTTTGGGCCAATTTCTTTCCAAGCCCCGGTATGTTTACCAGGCAGTTCAGATTTCCCTGAGAGACGGCCCTGATCCACTCTCTGGCAGAAATACCGGAAAGGATATTCATGGCCAGTCTGGGTCCAATACCGGTGACCGAAATCATCAACTGAAAGATATCCCTTTCTTCACTGGTACAAAATCCAAAAAGATTTATTGAGTCCTGCTTGACATGGGTATGGATATTCAAATTAACAGGCTGACCGATGTCGGGAAGTTCATAGAATGTAGTTAAGGGGACAAATACACGGTACCCTATCCCATGGGCATCAACGACTACATGGGTTACGTGTTTATAAATTAAGGTGCCGCTTATACGGGCAATCATCTCAAGGTATCTCTGGTGAGTATGTCATATGTCATATGTCGTACGTCGTATAAGGATTTTAGGGTTCAAATTTTTTTCTATAAAATATGACCTTCTTCGCTTCACTCGAATCCTTGACCCCTTGAATCCTTATAACTTTTTTGGAGATGATCTTAAAAAGTTTGCATGACAGATGGCGACCGCTAAAGCATCGGAGGCGTCTGGCGGTGGCAATTCGGAAAGATGCAAGATAGTTTTGACCATATACTGGATCTGGCTTTTTTCAGCCCGGCCATACCCGACAACAGCCTTTTTGATCTCAAGGGGTGTATACTCAAAAATCGGGATACACTTGTGAGAACCCACAAGAATAGCCACCCCCCTCGCCTCACCCTGTTTTATAAGGCTTTTGACATTTTTCCCATAGAAGATATCTTCTATAGCGACAGCATCAGGTGTTGTTTTTTCTACGACCTCCATAAGCTGATCATATATGGTGACCAAACACCTTGACAGAGGTGCACCCTTTCCTGGCCTGACCTCTCCGTGCACGATATTCACAATGTTATTCTCTTGCTTTTCAACCACACCGTATCCAGTGACCTTAGTGCCGGGATCTATTCCTAATACTCTCATAACACTGTTATCAGCAGTCAGCGAACAGCCATCAGCCCCACCCTCACAGACGGGAAAGGGAACCTTCACTTAATTTTTCCATAACATCATCGGGTATATCAAAATTGGCATAAACATTCTGTACATCGTCATTATCTTCCAATTTCTCCATAAGTTTGAGCATCTGTTCAGCCCTTCCCGGATCTAACCTGACTGTATTCTGGGGAATCATGCTGATCCGCGCTTCAATATATTTAAGTCCCCGACTATCAAGCGCTCTCTTGACATCTTCAAATGATACAGGATCTGTAATAACCTGCAATTCGCTTTCTTCCTCCCTCACATCCTCCGCTCCCGCTTCAAGGGCTACTTCCATCAACATGTCTTCATTTACGGTCTTTTTATCAAATACAATGCTTCCCTTTTTTTTAAATATCCAGGACACGCAACCATTTTCACCGA comes from Syntrophales bacterium and encodes:
- a CDS encoding epoxyqueuosine reductase QueH codes for the protein MKILLHICCAPCTIYPLKILRYDGYEVSGLFYNPNIHPYLEYKRRLDTLKEYANREGLKIIWTEEYHLEDFLRSVAFREKDRCRYCYYARLKYTVDIARAERFDVFTTTLLYSKFQDHEMIKTIGESLAKEYGLRFHYHDFREGWAEGREISRELMIYRQSYCGCIYSEKERFYRGS
- the ruvB gene encoding Holliday junction branch migration DNA helicase RuvB translates to MNLVTKKNCLLSPAGIGEETGYELSLRPKNFAEYVGQEKIKNNLSIFIEAAKQRNEALEHVLLYGPPGLGKTTLAYIVAREMGADIKVTSGPVIERPGDLAAILTNLNEHNVLFIDEIHRLSHVVEEILYPAMEEYHLDILIGQGPSARSMKLEIPKFTLVGATTRAGLLTSPLRDRFGMSFRLEFYMPSELSVIIKRSAKILSVNLDEEGAHEMARRSRGTPRIANRLLRRVRDFAQVKAEGIACISREVVIHALEMLEVDHRGFDHMDRKILLTLIDKFDGGPVGIDNLSSAIGEEKTTIEDVYEPYLIQEGYLQRTARGRIATKIAYEHFGKPWTGSNQRDLFSQWN
- the ruvA gene encoding Holliday junction branch migration protein RuvA, with the translated sequence MIARISGTLIYKHVTHVVVDAHGIGYRVFVPLTTFYELPDIGQPVNLNIHTHVKQDSINLFGFCTSEERDIFQLMISVTGIGPRLAMNILSGISAREWIRAVSQGNLNCLVNIPGLGKKLAQRLILELKDKVMKLGANEVIGEPGGEMTADELVKKDALSALINLGYKSHKVGELIERVINESKEALTLDVLLKKTLKILAG
- the ruvC gene encoding crossover junction endodeoxyribonuclease RuvC, with the protein product MKVPFPVCEGGADGCSLTADNSVMRVLGIDPGTKVTGYGVVEKQENNIVNIVHGEVRPGKGAPLSRCLVTIYDQLMEVVEKTTPDAVAIEDIFYGKNVKSLIKQGEARGVAILVGSHKCIPIFEYTPLEIKKAVVGYGRAEKSQIQYMVKTILHLSELPPPDASDALAVAICHANFLRSSPKKL
- a CDS encoding YebC/PmpR family DNA-binding transcriptional regulator; amino-acid sequence: MSGHSKWSTIKRKKGLADTKRGKIFTKLIKEITLAARLGGADLEGNARLRQAIMAAREENMPKDNIDRAIKKAVGEGDGATNYEEVTYEGYGPSGVAVLVETMTDNKNRTVAEIRHIFAKHGGNLGENGCVSWIFKKKGSIVFDKKTVNEDMLMEVALEAGAEDVREEESELQVITDPVSFEDVKRALDSRGLKYIEARISMIPQNTVRLDPGRAEQMLKLMEKLEDNDDVQNVYANFDIPDDVMEKLSEGSLSRL